One region of Pseudomonas sp. ABC1 genomic DNA includes:
- a CDS encoding bifunctional diguanylate cyclase/phosphodiesterase produces the protein MKQELRNSLSRKLLQIVLLSALAVGLLLNCAQIALEAHKTAQLIDADAQRILRMSRDPSTQAIYSLDRDMATQVIEGLFKHESMQSGSIGKDGEDMLAQKQRPFAELPLRWITDPILGRQQQFAIELVGRPPLNEHYGDLTIVLDTAQYGHDFINRSVVLFLAGLARSLILALVLFLIYEWLLTRPLTNLIDHLSRIDPDKPGAHKLPMLPGHERNELGLWVTTANNLLTAIERNMQLRHAAEHNLQRMGSYDYLTGLPNRQRLQQSLAQTLEEARDRQHHVAVLCLGVDDFKSANEQFGYQNGDRLLAALADRLRQQANRQGTLGRLGGDQFVLILPEVTEPYQAAELAQKILDDLEEPIAMDGHSVRLGATIGITLYPEDGDTTEKLLQKAEQTMTLAKSHAHGRYQFYVASIDSEIRARRELEKALSEALDKGEFHLLYQPQWDYRRRRITGVEALIRWNHPQGKNVPPDHFIPIAEQNGSIIEIGEWVLDQACRQLHDWHQQGFTGLRMAVNLSAVQLHHAALPDTIDNLLTTHRLPEGTLELEVTETSLMQDIQTAAHSLHCLRACGALIAIDDFGTGYSSLNYLKKLPVDKIKIDKSFVQDIKCGEGDTTIVRAIIQLGRNLNMQVIAEGVETAEQEAYLIGQGCDEGQGYYYSKPLPAERLTELLRLQGPQPA, from the coding sequence TTGAAACAGGAACTGCGCAACAGCCTGTCGAGAAAGCTCTTGCAGATTGTTCTGCTCTCCGCCCTGGCCGTGGGACTTCTGCTCAACTGCGCACAGATCGCCCTGGAAGCGCACAAGACCGCTCAACTGATCGACGCCGATGCCCAGCGCATCCTGCGCATGTCACGCGATCCGTCGACCCAGGCCATCTACAGCCTGGACCGGGACATGGCCACCCAGGTCATCGAGGGCCTGTTCAAGCATGAGTCGATGCAGTCCGGCTCCATCGGCAAGGATGGCGAAGACATGCTCGCGCAGAAACAGCGTCCATTCGCCGAGCTTCCACTGCGCTGGATCACCGACCCGATCCTGGGTCGGCAGCAACAGTTCGCCATCGAACTGGTAGGCCGCCCGCCCCTCAACGAGCACTATGGCGACCTGACCATCGTCCTCGACACCGCCCAGTACGGCCATGACTTCATCAACCGCTCGGTGGTGCTCTTCCTTGCCGGGCTGGCACGCTCGCTGATACTGGCCCTGGTACTGTTCCTGATCTACGAATGGCTGCTGACCCGGCCCCTGACCAACCTGATCGACCACCTGAGCCGGATCGATCCCGACAAGCCCGGCGCGCATAAATTGCCCATGCTGCCCGGACACGAACGCAACGAACTGGGCCTCTGGGTGACGACGGCCAATAACCTGCTCACCGCCATCGAGCGCAACATGCAATTGCGCCACGCCGCCGAGCACAACCTGCAGCGCATGGGCAGCTACGACTACCTCACCGGCCTGCCGAACCGGCAACGCTTGCAGCAATCCCTCGCCCAGACCCTGGAGGAAGCCCGCGACCGGCAACACCACGTCGCCGTCCTGTGCCTCGGGGTGGATGACTTCAAGAGCGCCAACGAACAATTCGGCTACCAGAACGGCGACCGCCTGCTGGCGGCGCTGGCCGATCGTCTGCGGCAGCAGGCCAACCGCCAGGGCACGCTGGGGCGGCTGGGCGGCGACCAGTTCGTCCTGATCCTGCCGGAAGTCACCGAACCCTATCAGGCCGCCGAACTGGCGCAGAAGATTCTCGATGACCTGGAAGAGCCGATCGCCATGGACGGGCACTCGGTACGACTGGGTGCCACCATCGGCATCACCCTCTACCCCGAAGATGGCGACACCACCGAGAAACTCCTGCAGAAAGCCGAGCAGACCATGACCCTGGCCAAGAGCCACGCCCATGGCCGCTACCAGTTCTATGTCGCCAGCATCGACAGCGAGATACGCGCACGGCGCGAACTGGAAAAAGCGCTGAGCGAGGCCCTGGACAAGGGCGAATTCCACCTGCTCTACCAACCGCAGTGGGACTACCGGCGTCGGCGCATCACCGGCGTGGAAGCGCTGATCCGCTGGAACCACCCGCAGGGCAAGAACGTCCCGCCGGACCACTTCATCCCCATCGCCGAACAGAACGGCAGCATCATCGAGATCGGCGAGTGGGTACTGGACCAGGCCTGTCGCCAGTTGCACGACTGGCACCAGCAAGGTTTCACGGGCTTACGCATGGCCGTCAACCTGTCCGCCGTGCAGTTGCACCACGCCGCCCTGCCGGACACCATCGACAATCTGCTCACCACTCATCGCCTGCCCGAGGGCACGCTGGAACTCGAAGTGACCGAGACCAGCCTGATGCAGGACATCCAGACGGCGGCCCACAGCCTGCACTGCCTGCGGGCCTGCGGCGCGCTGATCGCCATCGACGACTTCGGCACCGGCTATTCGTCCCTGAACTACCTGAAGAAGCTGCCCGTGGACAAGATCAAGATCGACAAGAGCTTCGTCCAGGACATCAAGTGCGGCGAAGGCGACACCACCATCGTGCGCGCCATCATCCAGTTGGGCCGCAACCTGAACATGCAGGTCATCGCCGAGGGCGTGGAAACCGCCGAACAGGAGGCCTACCTGATCGGCCAGGGCTGCGATGAAGGCCAGGGGTACTACTACAGCAAGCCCCTCCCCGCCGAACGGCTGACCGAACTGTTGCGCCTGCAAGGGCCACAACCTGCCTGA
- the plsB gene encoding glycerol-3-phosphate 1-O-acyltransferase PlsB, with protein MTSSPLRRAYFALIRRVLRLWVRSETIRPESTERPSGNAAIFYALPRTSASDLAVLAEECEKNGWPSPLDAVDLGTLHEPDAVFFLAPSASWFGRRRRSSAPPSLVRLVNALSQGTLENAVIIPVSVFWGQSPDRETSAWKLLFADSWAVTGRLRRLLSILMLGRKTRVQFSEPIPLKELIALNKGHERTLRMVHRILRVHFRNQKAAVIGPDLSHRRTLVKGLLHHAQVRQAIAEEAQRDGISLEKAEARALRYGNEIASDYTYTAVRFLETLLSWFWNRIYDGIRVNHVEKLQQSVAGHEVVYVPCHRSHIDYLLLSYLLFHNGLTPPHIAAGINLDMPVIGSMLRRGGAFFMRRSFKDKPLYTAVFNEYLHTLFSRGFPVEYFIEGGRSRTGRMLQPRTGMLAMTLRSYLRSSRLPILFVPVYIGYERVLEGRTYLGELRGASKKKESILDLFKVIGALRQRFGQVWVNFGEPLPLNDFLDQQQPGWRQQPMAEGFRPDWLNETTHRLAARIAQRINQAAAINPVNLVAIVMLSTRRLALDEHSLERTLDAYQALLRAVPYSDRVTLPDGNGSSLIEQVRTMQLLAEQNDALGRIFYLDEPNAVLMTYYRNNVMHIFALPALLASFFQINARISREQILRFSRALYPYLRAELFIRWEDEELPEVIDQWLAAFVAQGLLKQDEQAYVRPDPSSREFVLLTLLSRVVMQTLQRFYMVTSLLLDHGQRGLDAEQLESLASVMAQRLSVLHGLNAPEFFDKSLFRQFIDGLRQQGVTRPDRNGRLIHQRRLGELTEGVAKRVLPAEIRLSIRQVARDRTHP; from the coding sequence ATGACCTCATCGCCCCTGCGCCGTGCCTATTTCGCGCTGATACGCCGTGTACTGCGCCTCTGGGTACGTTCGGAAACCATCCGTCCGGAGTCGACGGAACGACCCTCCGGCAACGCGGCAATCTTCTATGCCCTGCCACGCACCTCGGCCAGCGACCTCGCGGTGCTGGCCGAAGAATGCGAGAAGAACGGCTGGCCAAGCCCACTGGACGCCGTCGACCTGGGCACCCTGCACGAACCGGATGCGGTGTTCTTCCTCGCACCCTCCGCCAGTTGGTTCGGCCGTCGTCGCCGCAGTTCGGCACCGCCGTCGCTGGTACGGCTGGTGAACGCCCTGAGCCAGGGCACTCTGGAGAATGCCGTGATCATCCCGGTCAGCGTGTTCTGGGGGCAATCGCCAGACCGCGAGACCAGCGCCTGGAAGCTGCTGTTCGCCGACTCCTGGGCCGTGACCGGACGCCTGCGCCGCCTGCTGAGCATTCTCATGCTGGGCCGCAAGACCCGTGTGCAATTCTCCGAACCCATCCCGCTCAAGGAGCTGATCGCCCTGAACAAAGGGCACGAACGCACCCTGCGCATGGTGCATCGAATCCTGCGGGTGCATTTCCGCAACCAGAAGGCGGCAGTCATCGGCCCCGACCTGTCGCACCGGCGCACGCTGGTCAAGGGCCTGCTGCACCATGCCCAGGTACGCCAAGCCATCGCCGAGGAAGCCCAGCGCGACGGTATCTCACTGGAGAAAGCCGAGGCCCGCGCCCTGCGCTATGGCAACGAGATCGCCTCGGACTACACCTACACCGCCGTGCGCTTCCTGGAGACCCTGCTGTCGTGGTTCTGGAACCGCATCTACGACGGCATCCGCGTCAACCACGTGGAGAAACTCCAGCAGAGCGTGGCCGGCCACGAGGTGGTCTACGTGCCCTGCCACCGCAGCCATATCGACTACCTGCTGCTGTCCTACCTGCTGTTCCACAACGGCCTGACGCCGCCGCACATCGCCGCCGGGATCAACCTCGACATGCCGGTCATCGGCAGCATGCTGCGTCGTGGCGGCGCCTTCTTCATGCGCCGCTCGTTCAAGGACAAGCCTCTCTACACGGCGGTCTTCAACGAATACCTGCACACGTTGTTCAGCCGTGGTTTCCCGGTGGAGTACTTCATCGAAGGCGGGCGCTCGCGCACCGGGCGCATGTTGCAACCGCGCACCGGCATGCTCGCCATGACCCTGCGCAGCTACCTGCGCTCGTCGCGCCTGCCGATCCTGTTCGTGCCGGTCTATATCGGCTACGAACGGGTACTGGAAGGCCGTACCTACCTGGGCGAACTGCGCGGCGCGAGCAAGAAGAAGGAGTCCATCCTCGATCTGTTCAAAGTCATCGGCGCTCTGCGCCAGCGCTTCGGGCAGGTCTGGGTCAACTTCGGTGAGCCGCTGCCGCTGAACGACTTCCTCGACCAGCAGCAGCCCGGCTGGCGCCAGCAGCCCATGGCCGAGGGCTTCCGCCCGGACTGGCTGAACGAGACCACCCACCGCCTGGCCGCGCGCATCGCCCAGCGGATCAACCAGGCCGCCGCCATCAACCCGGTCAACCTGGTGGCGATCGTCATGCTCTCGACAAGGCGCCTGGCACTGGACGAACACTCCCTGGAACGGACCCTGGACGCCTACCAGGCGCTGTTGCGCGCGGTGCCCTACTCGGACCGGGTCACGCTGCCCGACGGCAACGGCAGCAGCCTGATCGAACAGGTCAGGACCATGCAGTTGCTGGCCGAACAAAACGACGCACTGGGCCGCATCTTCTATCTGGACGAGCCCAATGCGGTCCTGATGACCTACTACCGCAACAACGTGATGCACATCTTCGCCCTGCCCGCGCTGCTGGCCAGCTTCTTCCAGATCAACGCGCGCATCAGCCGCGAGCAGATCCTGCGTTTCAGCCGTGCGCTCTACCCCTACCTGCGCGCAGAGCTGTTCATCCGCTGGGAAGACGAGGAGCTGCCGGAGGTGATCGACCAATGGCTGGCCGCCTTCGTCGCCCAGGGTCTATTGAAACAGGACGAGCAGGCCTATGTGCGCCCGGACCCGAGCTCGCGCGAGTTCGTGCTGCTGACACTGCTGTCCAGGGTCGTGATGCAGACCCTGCAACGCTTCTATATGGTCACCTCGCTGCTGCTCGACCACGGTCAACGAGGGCTGGATGCTGAACAACTGGAAAGCCTCGCCAGCGTGATGGCCCAGCGCCTGTCAGTGCTGCATGGCCTGAACGCACCGGAGTTCTTCGACAAGAGCCTGTTCCGCCAATTCATCGATGGCTTGCGCCAGCAGGGCGTGACCCGTCCTGACCGCAACGGGCGACTGATTCACCAGCGCCGACTCGGCGAGCTGACCGAAGGCGTGGCAAAGCGTGTGCTGCCTGCGGAAATCCGCCTGTCGATCCGCCAGGTCGCCCGCGACCGCACCCACCCCTGA
- a CDS encoding LysE family translocator, whose amino-acid sequence MEQFLMVAAAHFLALLSPGPDFFLVARTSISAGWKVASGACLGIALANGAFILAAFTGTSALSADSVLFVALQLAGCVYLLYLGVLFIRHAGSGTLEGATPVGRAVLPLPPSRAWCRAAGMGFLSGILNPKNALFYTSLAALLGGAGEGGHRLLYGIWMFCVVLFWDLLVACAIGNRVVLRRFAQALPWLERASGVVLILLGGGVLVVLSVG is encoded by the coding sequence ATGGAGCAGTTTCTGATGGTGGCGGCGGCACATTTTCTTGCGCTGCTGTCGCCCGGTCCGGATTTTTTCCTGGTGGCACGAACGTCGATATCTGCGGGCTGGAAGGTCGCCAGCGGGGCTTGCCTGGGGATCGCGCTGGCCAACGGTGCCTTCATCCTGGCGGCCTTCACCGGAACGAGCGCCTTGAGCGCCGACAGTGTGCTGTTCGTCGCCTTGCAGCTCGCGGGCTGTGTCTACCTGCTCTACCTGGGTGTGCTGTTCATCCGGCATGCGGGCAGCGGCACGCTGGAGGGGGCGACGCCGGTTGGTCGTGCGGTGTTGCCGCTGCCACCGTCACGGGCCTGGTGCCGGGCTGCTGGCATGGGCTTTCTGTCGGGCATCCTCAACCCGAAGAATGCACTGTTCTATACCAGCCTGGCCGCGCTGTTGGGCGGTGCGGGTGAAGGGGGGCACCGGCTGCTGTATGGCATCTGGATGTTCTGCGTCGTGCTGTTCTGGGACCTGCTGGTCGCCTGTGCGATTGGCAACCGTGTCGTGTTGCGGCGCTTTGCCCAGGCACTGCCCTGGCTGGAGCGTGCCTCCGGGGTCGTACTGATCCTGTTGGGTGGCGGTGTGCTGGTCGTGTTGTCGGTGGGCTGA
- a CDS encoding AraC family transcriptional regulator, with product MSASTRFWRDPAMPHVESRRACHSRACYKAHSHPTFSIGAIDQGRSRFSGAGSVAVPLQAGTLVFVPAERVHACNPDPDTAWSYQMLHLDAAWLRGVRQEYLQDEASSGEPVRILSDKALYTDFCRLNTVLFSQAEVADKEAALIEFIGDSDRISGLSIDASASVRQSGRLDAVLALLRREPAVARSLDELADAAGMSRYRLLRAFRARTGMTPHAWQVNQRINVARDLLQGGQALAQVALHLGFADQAHFQRAFKAHTGVTPGLYRCR from the coding sequence ATGTCTGCCTCTACCCGATTCTGGCGCGATCCCGCGATGCCCCATGTGGAGAGTCGCCGCGCCTGCCATAGCCGCGCCTGCTACAAGGCGCATAGCCATCCGACCTTTTCCATCGGCGCGATCGATCAGGGACGCAGCCGTTTCAGCGGTGCTGGCTCCGTCGCGGTGCCCTTGCAGGCCGGGACCCTGGTGTTCGTACCGGCCGAGCGTGTGCATGCCTGCAATCCTGATCCCGACACCGCCTGGAGCTACCAGATGCTGCACCTGGATGCCGCATGGCTGCGTGGGGTTCGGCAGGAGTACCTGCAGGACGAAGCCTCTAGCGGTGAGCCCGTTCGGATACTGTCCGATAAGGCGCTGTACACGGATTTCTGTCGGCTCAATACAGTGCTGTTCTCGCAGGCCGAGGTGGCCGACAAGGAGGCCGCGCTGATCGAGTTCATTGGCGACAGCGACCGGATTTCCGGGCTGAGTATCGATGCGTCGGCCTCGGTCCGGCAATCCGGGCGCCTCGATGCCGTGCTGGCTCTGTTGCGGCGGGAGCCGGCGGTCGCTCGTTCCCTGGATGAGTTGGCCGATGCAGCGGGAATGAGCCGTTATCGCTTGCTGCGCGCTTTTCGTGCCCGCACGGGGATGACGCCCCATGCCTGGCAGGTCAACCAGCGCATCAACGTCGCACGCGACCTGCTCCAGGGTGGGCAGGCGCTGGCCCAGGTGGCCCTGCACCTGGGGTTCGCCGACCAGGCCCATTTCCAGCGTGCTTTCAAGGCGCATACAGGCGTCACGCCGGGGCTTTATCGGTGCCGATGA
- the msrA gene encoding peptide-methionine (S)-S-oxide reductase MsrA: MTLQSHHKLMLPSAEQALPGRAEAISVHNTHAVTGNALLPPFPEGLQLAVFGLGCFWGAERLFWQQEGVWSTAVGYAGGHTPNPSYEEVCSGLTAHAEVVQVVFDPRQIDYQSLLRTFWEAHNPTQGMRQGNDQGTQYRSVIFYQDSEQQRQAEASRQRYQAELSKAGLGDITTEIAELPPFYYAEDYHQQYLAKNPNGYCGLQGTGLCLPPDTSRPA; the protein is encoded by the coding sequence ATGACGCTACAATCCCATCACAAATTGATGCTACCCAGCGCCGAACAGGCCCTGCCAGGGCGCGCAGAAGCCATCAGCGTGCACAATACCCACGCCGTCACCGGCAATGCCCTGCTGCCACCATTTCCCGAAGGGCTGCAACTGGCGGTCTTCGGCCTTGGCTGCTTCTGGGGCGCGGAGCGGTTGTTCTGGCAGCAAGAGGGGGTCTGGAGCACCGCCGTCGGTTATGCCGGCGGGCACACGCCGAACCCCAGCTACGAAGAAGTCTGCTCCGGCCTGACCGCCCATGCCGAGGTGGTGCAGGTGGTGTTCGACCCACGGCAGATCGACTACCAGAGCCTGCTCAGGACGTTCTGGGAAGCCCACAACCCGACCCAAGGCATGCGCCAGGGCAACGACCAGGGCACCCAGTACCGTTCGGTAATTTTCTACCAAGACAGCGAGCAACAACGGCAGGCCGAAGCCAGCCGGCAGCGCTACCAGGCAGAGCTGTCGAAGGCCGGCCTCGGCGACATCACCACGGAGATCGCCGAGTTGCCTCCCTTCTACTACGCCGAGGACTACCACCAGCAGTACCTGGCGAAAAACCCCAACGGCTACTGCGGCCTGCAAGGCACCGGCCTTTGCTTGCCGCCTGACACCTCACGGCCAGCCTGA
- a CDS encoding IS4 family transposase: protein MFRISRFHDLLKALPRGVFDRAVVQQDADSHSRRFTSWDHLVAMLYAHLSGAGSLRELESSFNSQPNHHYHLGTSAIRRSTLAEANGRRCPEVFAQAAQYLMACTSRQQRRDTKELLYLLDSTSITLKGSGFDDWTLSDRTRRTQGVKVHVQYANHCAAPVDCRFSAANVNDIEVGKCLEIEPYATYVFDKGYCDYNWWARLEENKARFVTRFKYNAGLKVLSSREIGSGEQGVILQDEYVRFAHRHPGGKRINHYEKPLRRIVVHRPEHDRPLILATNDLESPAADIAELYRRRWRIELFFKWIKQHLKIKQFLGRSENAVRIQILCALISYLLLSLHRMVTGEKKSLWMFMVEVRSTLLQRPEIEVERYRKRQAQKQEIEQRQGQLFLA from the coding sequence GTGTTCAGAATAAGCCGGTTCCACGATCTACTCAAAGCCCTCCCACGTGGTGTATTTGATCGCGCTGTCGTTCAGCAAGACGCGGACAGTCACAGCCGACGCTTTACAAGCTGGGATCACCTAGTTGCGATGCTATACGCCCACCTGTCTGGGGCCGGCAGCCTGCGTGAGCTCGAGTCCAGCTTCAATAGCCAGCCCAATCACCACTATCACTTGGGAACGTCTGCGATCAGGCGTTCAACACTGGCCGAAGCCAATGGGAGACGCTGTCCAGAGGTTTTCGCCCAAGCGGCGCAGTACCTGATGGCGTGCACCAGTCGGCAACAACGCAGGGACACAAAAGAGCTGCTGTACCTATTGGACTCGACCTCCATCACCCTGAAGGGCTCAGGCTTTGACGACTGGACGTTATCGGATCGAACACGCCGAACTCAGGGGGTCAAAGTCCATGTGCAGTACGCCAACCACTGCGCAGCCCCTGTGGATTGCCGTTTCAGTGCCGCCAATGTCAACGATATTGAAGTCGGCAAGTGCCTGGAGATTGAGCCTTACGCCACCTATGTATTCGACAAGGGCTATTGCGATTACAACTGGTGGGCCCGCCTGGAGGAGAACAAGGCCCGCTTCGTGACACGGTTCAAGTACAACGCGGGGCTCAAGGTTCTTTCCTCGCGCGAGATTGGCAGCGGAGAACAAGGCGTGATTTTGCAGGATGAGTACGTCAGGTTTGCCCACCGGCATCCTGGTGGAAAACGCATCAATCACTATGAAAAACCTTTACGCCGAATCGTCGTCCACCGCCCTGAGCATGATCGTCCGCTGATCCTGGCGACCAACGACCTAGAGAGCCCAGCGGCGGATATTGCTGAGCTTTACCGCCGCCGCTGGCGAATCGAATTGTTCTTCAAATGGATCAAGCAGCACTTGAAGATCAAGCAGTTTCTGGGGCGTAGCGAAAATGCGGTACGCATTCAAATTCTCTGCGCCCTGATCAGCTACCTGCTACTGAGCCTTCACCGGATGGTGACAGGTGAAAAGAAGAGCCTGTGGATGTTTATGGTGGAGGTGCGCTCAACACTGCTACAGCGTCCAGAGATAGAGGTTGAGCGTTATCGAAAGCGACAGGCGCAAAAACAAGAAATCGAGCAACGACAGGGACAGCTATTCCTTGCATAA
- the hmpA gene encoding NO-inducible flavohemoprotein has translation MLSTEHIHLIKATVPLLETGGEALTRHFYQVMFRDYPQVLPLFNQANQGSGHQQRALANAVLMYARNIERLEALGPLVGQIVNKHVSLQILPEHYPIVGSCLLRAIREVLGEEVATDAIIDAWAAAYGQLADLLIAAEESVYAANAEAPGGWRGARDFRVVRKERESEEITSFYLAPADGEPLLAFQPGQYIGLSVPFEEGEQRRNYSLSSRGDSGHYRISVKREAGGKVSGYLHDQVQVGDTLQVFPPAGDFVLRDSDRPLALITAGVGITPALAMLEQAKESGRPIHFIHCARHGGVHAFRDWIETESEANPNLTHRFCYSEPREGDQADAEGFISAELLASWLPQGRDLDAYFLGPQPFMAAVRRHLLALGVPQAQCHYEFFGPAQALEA, from the coding sequence ATGCTTTCCACCGAACATATCCATCTGATCAAGGCCACGGTGCCGCTGCTCGAGACTGGCGGCGAGGCGCTGACTCGCCACTTCTATCAAGTGATGTTCCGCGATTATCCGCAGGTGCTGCCACTGTTCAACCAGGCCAACCAGGGCAGCGGTCATCAGCAGCGCGCGCTGGCCAACGCGGTGCTGATGTATGCACGCAATATCGAGCGCCTGGAAGCGCTGGGGCCGCTGGTCGGGCAGATCGTCAACAAGCATGTCTCGCTGCAGATCCTGCCGGAGCATTATCCGATCGTCGGCAGTTGCCTGCTGCGGGCGATCCGCGAAGTGCTGGGCGAGGAGGTGGCCACCGATGCGATCATCGACGCCTGGGCCGCCGCCTATGGGCAACTGGCTGACCTGCTGATCGCTGCCGAGGAGTCGGTTTACGCCGCCAACGCCGAGGCGCCCGGTGGCTGGCGCGGTGCGCGGGATTTTCGCGTGGTACGCAAGGAGCGGGAAAGCGAGGAAATCACCTCGTTCTATCTGGCGCCCGCAGATGGCGAGCCGTTGCTGGCATTTCAGCCCGGCCAGTACATCGGCCTGAGCGTCCCATTCGAAGAGGGCGAGCAGCGCCGCAACTATTCGCTGTCATCCCGTGGTGATAGCGGGCATTACCGCATCAGTGTGAAGCGCGAGGCGGGAGGCAAGGTTTCCGGCTACCTGCATGATCAGGTGCAGGTGGGCGATACGTTGCAGGTATTCCCGCCTGCGGGTGACTTCGTCCTGCGCGACAGCGACCGGCCACTGGCGCTGATTACCGCCGGTGTCGGTATCACCCCGGCCCTGGCCATGCTTGAGCAGGCGAAAGAGAGCGGCCGGCCGATCCACTTCATTCACTGTGCCCGCCATGGCGGCGTGCATGCCTTCCGCGACTGGATCGAAACCGAGAGCGAGGCCAACCCGAACTTGACGCACCGCTTCTGCTACAGCGAGCCGAGGGAGGGTGACCAGGCCGATGCCGAGGGTTTTATCAGTGCCGAGTTGCTGGCGAGCTGGCTACCGCAGGGACGCGACCTGGATGCCTATTTCCTCGGTCCGCAGCCCTTCATGGCGGCGGTCAGGCGTCACTTGCTGGCACTCGGCGTGCCACAGGCGCAGTGCCATTACGAGTTCTTCGGGCCGGCGCAGGCACTGGAGGCCTGA
- the norR gene encoding nitric oxide reductase transcriptional regulator NorR, which translates to MTANVQLSTFIPLIADLAREVPEQERYHRLLQALQQLLPCEAVALLRLDGDYLVPLAVIGLTTDTLGRRFKVDEHPRFQRLLASREPTRFPADSELPDPYDGLIEGQARHLEVHDCLGCPLYLQDRLWGLLTLDTLEPERFGQIDLDSLATFAGLTAATVMAGERISLLNRRVEDERHLAEAYRQAAGRQPRELIGQSPAQRKLLEEITLVGDSQLTVLISGETGVGKELVAEAIHAASSRARRPLITINCAALPESLVESELFGHVRGAFSGALSERSGKFELADKGTLFLDEVGELPLAAQAKLLRVLQSGQLQRVGSDREHLVDVRVLAATNRNLADEVRAGRFRADLYHRLSVYPLPVPALRERGRDVLLLAGYFLEQNRARMGLRGLRLDSTAQKALLAYDWPGNVRELEHLLGRAALRSQAHHPQRQRILTIEAQALDLPGATRGMKHTDQPDIEYDGLPLREAVDRFQSQVIGEALERHQYKWAAVARELGVDRANLSRLARRLGIMVERSSRREHD; encoded by the coding sequence ATGACAGCAAACGTGCAACTGTCCACCTTTATCCCACTGATCGCCGATCTTGCCCGCGAGGTACCCGAGCAGGAACGCTATCACCGCCTGCTACAAGCCCTGCAGCAGCTCCTGCCGTGCGAAGCGGTGGCCCTGCTGCGCCTGGATGGGGATTACCTGGTACCACTGGCGGTGATCGGGCTCACCACCGACACCCTGGGCCGGCGCTTCAAGGTTGACGAGCATCCGCGCTTCCAGCGCCTGCTGGCCAGCCGCGAGCCGACCCGCTTCCCCGCTGACAGCGAACTGCCCGACCCTTATGACGGCCTGATCGAAGGCCAGGCCAGGCATCTGGAGGTGCACGATTGCCTGGGCTGCCCGCTCTACCTGCAGGACCGTCTCTGGGGCCTGCTGACCCTCGACACGCTGGAGCCGGAGCGCTTCGGCCAGATCGACCTGGACAGCCTGGCCACCTTCGCCGGGCTGACCGCAGCCACCGTAATGGCCGGCGAGCGCATCAGCCTGCTGAACCGTCGTGTCGAGGATGAGCGCCACCTGGCCGAAGCCTACCGTCAGGCGGCCGGTCGCCAGCCACGCGAGCTGATCGGACAGAGCCCTGCACAACGCAAGCTGCTGGAAGAAATCACCCTGGTCGGCGACAGCCAGTTGACCGTGCTGATCAGCGGCGAGACGGGCGTCGGCAAGGAGTTGGTGGCCGAAGCCATCCATGCCGCCTCGTCACGCGCGCGCCGCCCGCTGATCACCATCAACTGCGCCGCCTTGCCGGAATCCCTGGTGGAAAGCGAATTGTTCGGCCATGTGCGCGGCGCCTTTTCCGGCGCGCTCAGCGAACGCAGCGGCAAGTTCGAACTGGCGGACAAGGGCACGCTGTTCCTCGATGAAGTCGGCGAACTGCCGCTGGCGGCACAGGCCAAGTTACTGCGCGTCCTGCAGAGCGGCCAGTTGCAGCGGGTCGGCTCTGATCGCGAACACCTTGTCGATGTGCGGGTACTGGCCGCGACCAACCGCAACCTGGCGGACGAAGTCCGTGCAGGGCGATTTCGCGCCGATCTCTACCATCGCCTGAGCGTCTACCCGTTGCCGGTCCCTGCACTGCGCGAGCGTGGCCGGGACGTACTGCTGCTGGCCGGCTATTTCCTCGAACAGAACCGTGCCCGCATGGGGCTGCGTGGCCTGCGTCTCGACAGCACGGCGCAGAAGGCCCTGCTGGCCTACGACTGGCCCGGCAACGTGCGGGAGCTGGAACACTTGCTCGGGCGCGCCGCCCTCCGTTCACAGGCGCATCACCCCCAGCGCCAGCGCATCCTTACCATCGAAGCCCAGGCGCTCGACCTGCCGGGGGCGACACGCGGCATGAAACACACGGATCAACCCGACATCGAGTACGACGGCCTCCCCCTGCGCGAGGCGGTCGACCGCTTCCAGTCCCAGGTGATCGGCGAAGCACTGGAGCGTCATCAGTACAAATGGGCAGCGGTTGCCCGAGAGCTGGGCGTGGACCGTGCGAACCTGAGCCGGCTGGCCAGGCGCCTGGGGATCATGGTGGAGCGCAGCAGCCGTCGGGAGCATGACTGA